From Qipengyuania psychrotolerans:
CACCCGGGCCAGCGCTTGCGGGTCCGCATTGAGAACGCCCGAAAATGACCCGAATTGTTCGATAAGCCGCTTCGCGAGCGGCTTGGTGTCTCCTTGGCGGAAGGCGCCGAACAGGAGATATTCGAGCAGTTCATAATCGGCGAGCGCCTCTGCGCCGCCTTTCAGCAAGCGCTGCCTCAGCCGTTCCCTATGCCCGGCACCCGAGTGGTCTTTCAGCTTAGTCCCGCTGTCTGACAAATTTCGACCCCATCTTGCGCTCTTACAAAGGCTTGCATTGCCTTCGCAGCTCGATGCGCGCAAGTGTGCACGCGATGGAAGAGGTCGCGCAAGACTCAGGATCTGATTACCGGCCGCGCTGGCGCAAGAAGCGTTATGCCGTGCCCGGCTTGACCTTCTTGTTGCTGGTCGCGCTCTCGCTCACCGCGTGGTCGAGTAGGGAGACGATCGCCGACGACCTGATACGCCAGCAATTGGATGCGTATGGCATCCCCGCTGAGTACGAAATTGAACGGATCGGCGGTCAAACGCAGGTACTTTCCAATCTGCTTGTCGGCGACCCAGATGCGCCCGACCTGACTGCACGGCAGGTTATTGTTGAACTGGAGCACCAGTTCGGACTGCCGAAAATCGGATCGATAACCTTGGTCGAGCCGCGGCTTTACGGGACCTTCGTGGACGGAACGCTGAGTTTCGGCTCGCTTGACCCGTTCGTGTTCGGTGAGGGGAGCGACGAGCCGGGACTACCCGCATTAGAGATGACCATCCGTGATGGCCGGGGCTTGATCGAAACGGACTACGGGCCCGTCGGGCTCAAGATTGAAGGCCAGGGCCGCGTTGACGACGGTTTCGCGGGCATTCTGGCTGCAACGGCGCCAGAGCTGTCCTTCGGCCAATGTAGTGCGCAAGGCACCACACTGTATGGCAAGATAACGACCAGCTCCGGACGCCCAAGGTTCGAGGGTCCTCTGCGGCAAGATAGCCTGCGTTGTCCGGCTTCCAATGTCATGCTCGGCGGCCTCGTCGCGGAATTGGTGGGTGAGACTGATGCAGAATTTGCCGACCCGCAGCTCCGGGCCCGTATCGGAACCAAGCAGGCCCGCGTTCCAGGCGTCGATATCCAATCCCTCGCGGGTAATATGCGAATGCGGTTTGGCGATGAAACAGCCACGACACGCTATTCTATCGCGGCTCGCGGCGTCGAGACGCCTCATGCGAATGCTGCCGTCCTCACGGCTGAGGGTCTTCTGCGTGCCCGTACCGACCTTTCCCGCATAGACCTGGACGGAGACATAGAAGGGAATGGGCTGAGGCCGGGCCGGACTTTTATCGCCGGTGTCGAAGGTCTGGCGACATCAGGCGAGGGCACTCTCCTGGAACCGCTCGCAAAGCAAATGGCTTCGGCCTTGCAAGCCCAGACCCGCGGGAGCGCGCTTCAGGCAAGGGTGCGTTACAGGGCGGATCAAGAGGGATACTCGCTGGTCGTGCCGCAAGCCGAGCTTACTGGCGGCACCGGCGCCCGGATCGCGTCACTGTCGAGAGTGGAGTTAAGTGCAAAGTCCGGCAATGCGCCGCGCTATTCGGGCAATCTTGCAATGGCCGGGCCAGGCCTCCCCAGGATCACCGGCAGAATGGAACGCGCTGGCGCGGCAGGGCCGGTATTCCGCCTTTCCATGATGCCATACGAAGCTGGCGGTTCCAGGCTGGCGATACCGGGCATGACCATTTCGCAGGGGGCCAATGGGGCGCTCGGCTTTGCCGGATCAATCGAGGCGAGCGGTCCGCTTCAGGGCGGTATGGTCGATGGCTTGTCGCTTCCGGTAAGCGGACGATATGATCCCGGCGGCGCATTGGCTCTATGGCGCGATTGCACGCGCGTTTCCTTCAGACGGCTTGCATTTTCCAACCTCAACATTGCCGGTCCCGGGCTGACACTGTGCCCGCCACCTGGAGGAACCATACTTCGCTATGGACCGAATGGATTACAGCTTGCGGTAGGAGCACCCTCGCTCGAGCTGGCTGGCTCCCTTGCAGAAACGCCGGTTCGGATTGCCAGCGGGCCGGTGGCCTTTGCCTGGCCCGGCACCTTGCGAGCCCGCGACCTGAAAATCACGCTCGGCCCATCCGACTCCGCGAGCCGCTTTGCGATCACCGATCTCGATGCGACGCTGGGAGATAATATTGCCGGTACCTTCTCCGACGCAGAAATCGACCTCTCATCGGTGCCGTTGGACATCGCGAATGCCTCGGGCGAGTGGGATTATACCGACAGCCGCTTCACGATCGCAGGAGCCTCCTTCCGGTTATTGGATAAAGAAGAGCCTGACCGGTTCGAGCCGCTTTCTGCGCGCGATGCATCGCTCGTCCTGATGGACAATATCATCACGGCGAAAGCTGCCTTGTATCACCCGGCAAGCGATCAGCTCGTTACCACGGTAGATCTTGAGCACAATCTGTCGAGCGGGGCGGGATATGCTTTGCTGGATGTGCCCGGATTGCGGTTCGATGACGGACTTCAGCCGGTCGACCTGACACCTCTGGCGCTCGGCGTGATCGCCAATGCCGAAGGCACCGTAACCGGAAACGGGCAAATTAATTGGTCAAGCGAAGGTGAGGTGACCAGCACCGGAGAATTCTCCAGCGACGGCGTCGACTTTGCGGCCGCGTTCGGTCCGGTGAAGGGCGCAAGCGGGACGATCCGGTTCACAGACCTGCTGGGCCTGACAACGGCACCCGGCCAGACCTTGCAGGTGGCTTCGGTTAATCCGGGTATCGAGGTGCTCGGCGGCGAAATTGAGTTTGATTTGCGCGATGGCGAGCTCCTGTCAGTGGCAGGAGGCCGCTGGCCATTCATGGGCGGCGAGCTCATCCTGCGCGAAGTGGATTTCCGTTTCGGTGTAAGTGAAGAGCGCAATTACGTTTTTGAGATCGTCGGACTCGATGCTGCGCAGTTCGTTGCCGAGATGGAGCTTGAGAACATTTCGGCGACCGGCATTTTCGATGGAACGGTGCCGATCGTATTCGACGCCGACGGGAATGGTCGCATTGATCAGGGCGTGCTCATCTCCCGTGCGCCGGGCGGCAATCTGTCGTATGTGGGCGAACTCACCTACGAAGACCTGTCTGCCATCGCGAATTATGCATTCCAGGCGCTTCGCAGCATGGATTATTCCCAGATGAGCGTCGTCATGGAAGGCCCGCTGGCGGGTGAAATCGTGACCCGCGTTCGCTTCGATGGTGTGCGGCAGGGAGAGGGCGCTGACAGCAATCTGATCACGCGGCAGATTGCCAAGCTACCCATCCAGTTCCGGATCAATATCCGCGCTCAATTCTATCAACTGCTGACCTCCATGAAGGCGCTGTACGACCCATCTGCGGTGCGTGACCCGCGCGAATTGGGCCTGCTCAGTGACGATGGCACACGTTTCCTTCGCCGCTCAATCACCGGCGAAGAAGCCGAACCCGAAATCGACCCGGAAGACATTATTCCGGATGAACCCACCATTCAGGACCAGGAAAGCGAGGATGCGCGATGATACGAGCATATTTGACTGACCCTTCGCCCCTTGCAACAAGACGCGCCATGCAGAATGCACAAGGGATGAAGAGTTGGCGGAAATTGGCGGTTGCGGCATTCCCGCTCGCGTTGGCCGGGTGCATTACTATCGAAGCCCCCGACGAGCCGATCGTGATCGAGCTTAACGTCAATATCCGGCAGGAAGTGATCTACCGCCTCGCAGAAGATGCAGGCAATACGATCGAAGATAATGCGGATATTTTCTGATGGGTGATTTTATGAGCAAGTCGATTACCAGGACAGCATTGGGTGCTGCGGCACTGGCTGTGGCTCTGGGCGGAATTGCATCCCCGGCTTTCGCCCAGCGCGATCCGGCCTATGCATCAGCTCGTGCATCTGGCCAGGTTGGCGAGAAGATGGACGGATATCTGGGTATTGTCGGCGCTGAAACGCCCGAACTCCGCCGGGTCGTCAACGACATCAACATCAAGCGGCGTGCCGTTTATGCGGAACGCGCACAGGCTAATAATGCGACGCTTGAAGAATATGCCCTGACGGCAGGTTGCCAGGCAATTCTGGCGACGACACCGGGCGAAAAATACCAGGCGCCTGATGGCACCTGGCAGACGCGTACCAGCGCCGCCCCGATGCGCGATTCGCGCTGTCCGTAGTCATTCCCGGTAAGTGGGGCAGGCTCGTCTTCGTCGCGCAGCGTCGTGGCAACCTTCAGAAAGGCGCAATTCGCGGGTCCTTCATGTTGACTCGCAAAAGCCCCCCTTCTAAGGGGGCGGCGCCCTTGGCGGGCAAGTCCCTGCGCGTGCCGCGCAAACCCCTTAGAAAAAGGAGCATGGCATGAGCGATGACAAACCCGCACGGGAACCAATCGAGGAGGATGCGCGGATCGACGCGCTGGAAAAGCGGCTTTCAGCCGCCCAGCAGCGCGAAGAGCAACGCAACCGCCCGCAAGGCTCTGGAGCTGACGCGAACTATCGCAGCGGCAATCGGGTGTTGGCGGACCTGCTCGGGGGGATTCTTGGCGGAACGGCGATCGGTTATGCCATTGGCTATTTTACCGGCACCAATCCGTGGGGTCTGTTGGTGGGATTGTTCCTTGGGATAATCGTCGCCTTCAGGAACGTCATCCGCGCGGCAAATCGGCGTCCCGATGAATAACCCTCAAGGGGTTTTCGGGGCGTTAGTTACAGGATTTAGGGACCTTAAAGACGTGGCAGCCGAACAGGCCAAAGTCGATCCGATGTACCAGTTCACCATCAAGCCGCTCGCCGGCACTGATGGCTGGGAAGTTGCGGGTTACAACATCGCTTTCACCAACAGCGCGTGGTGGATGCTCATCACTACGGTGGTGCTGTTTCTCTTCGTGCTTGGCGGCATGAGGCGCCAGCTGGTGCCCGGGCGCTGGCAGATGATGGTGGAAACTTTCACCGGCTTCATCGACGACATGCTCGAGGCGAACATTGGCAAAGCCGGGCGCAAATACGTGCCCTATGTTTTCAGCCTCTTCATGTTCATTCTGTTTGCGAACCTCCTCGGCCTCCTGCCGCTGGGCATCGCAGGCGTGCATCCCTTTACCTTCACGAGCCACTTCACCGTCACCGGCGTGCTCGCGATTATCAGTTTCTCGATCGTCTTGCTGGTCGGCTTCTGGAAGCATGGCTTCCATTTCTTCAGCCTGTTCGTGCCGCAAGGCACGCCGCTGCCGATGATCCCGATCATCGCGCCGATCGAGTTCATCTCCTTCATGGTTCGTCCGTTCAGCCTGGCCCTGCGACTGTTTGTTGCAATGATGGCCGGCCACGTCCTGCTGGAAGTTCTCTCCAGCTTCGTGATTGACGGTGCCAATGCCGGTGTAGGCTTTGGCCTGCTTGTCGGCCTTCCAAGCTTTATCCTGATGATCGGTATCTGCGCGCTCGAACTGCTCGTTGCCGGTATCCAGGCCTACGTGTTCGCGTTGTTGACTGCACTTTATATCAACGACGCCGAAAACCTTCACTAAGATCCTAATTTAACCAAAGTTTTTCCCAAAGGAGTTTGTCATGGAACAAGAAGCTGCAAAGCTCATCGGTGCTGGTCTTGCTGCAATCGGTGCCGGTATGGCTGCGATCGGCGTTGGTAACGTCTTCGGTTCGTTCCTCGAAAGCGCGCTGCGCAATCCTGGCGCTGCCGACGGCCAGCAGGGCCGTCTGTTCATCGGCTTCGCCGCTGCCGAGCTTCTCGGCCTGCTGGCGTTCGTCGTTGCCATGATCCTGATCTTCGTCGCTTAATCGACGACAATCGTGATCGCACCGGTCGGGATATTCCCGGCCGGTGCATTGAATTTCCCGTACCCGCTTTTCGAGAGCTGCAATGCCACAGATAGCACAGCTTGCCGACACATGGTCCAGCCAGGTTTTCTGGTTGCTGGTGTTCTTCGGCATTACGTTCTTCGTCGTCGGCCGGACCATGGTTCCCAAGGTAATGGAAACCGTGTCCCAGCGCGACAGCCAGATCGCTTCGGACCTCGCCGCTGCCAAGGCATCGCGCGATGCAGCCGACGAACAGGAAGAAGCGTGGCGTGTGCGTGAGAACGAGAACCGTGCTGCCGCACAGGCAATCGTTGCCAAGGCCAAGGACGAGGCTGCTGCCAAGTCCGACAAGAAGCTAAAGGCTGCACAGGCACGGATCGACAAGAAGCTCGCCGACGCGGAAGCCCGCATCGACGAGGCTCGCAGCGAAGCGTTGACCGAAGTTGAAAACGTTGCTGTCGAGGCGGCGCAGGACATCGTAAAAACGCTTGCCGGCGTCACTGTAACCAAGCCCGCCGCCAGCAAAGCGGTCAAGGAGGCGATGGCCAATGGCTAATACCCAACTGCCAGAAGTGTTCGCCACCGAAGCGGCTCAGGTAAATACCGAAGTCGATGCCGGTGCAGGCAAACATGTCGAACCCGAACTGTTGGGCCTGGCGCCTTACCAGTGGGTCTCGATCTCGATGCTGGTTCTGCTGGCTATCGCTTTCCTGGGCGCGAAGGTTCACAAGACGATCGCCGCCGGTCTCGACAGCAAGATCGCAGCGATCAAGCAGCAGCTCGACGAAGCGAAGCAGCTCCGGGCCGAGGCCGAGGCTCTTCGTCAAGAGTATGCTGACAAGATTGCTGGCGCCGAAAAGGACGCGGAAGCCATGCTGGAAAATGCCCAGCATGAAGCGGACGCTTTGCTCGTAAAGGCGGAAGCCGACAGCAAGGCGATGGTCGAGCGTCGTAAGCGTATGGCGGAAGACAAGATCTCCGCAGCGGAACGTGAAGCCATTGATGATGTGCGTAATCGCGCTGCGATGGCCGCGACTTCGGCCAGCCGCAAGCTGATCGCAGAAAAGCATGACGCTGCTGCTGATCGTGCACTGGCTGACAAGGTGATCGCCGACATCTAAGCGGCAATAACTAATCGAAATTTATAGAAGCGCGCGCTGCCTGTGGGTATCGCGCGCTTTTTTCTTTCCATAGTTCGATTTCTCGCTATTGCGAGGCGTTATCAAAAAAGAGGCTCCACGTGAATCGCGCAACCCTGACCAAACTCCACCTAATAGCAGCCGCCTTCATGTTTCCTGCGGTGCTGATGTTCCTGATTACTGGCGCTCTCTACACTTGGGGCAACAAGGGCGAATGGCGCGAGGACACCGTGATGGTGACCCTCGAGCAACCGATAGCGCAGGCAGACGAAGCGGCACTTAGGGGCATAGCTATCGAAGCGCTCGCGCAAAGGGGCCTGCCAGCACCGAGCGGGTCAGCGAGCGTAAGCGGCGAAGGCGATGATATCTCGCTCGCGTGGACCGGCGCGCGCAGCGAGGCATCTGTCACGGCGACTGAAGATCCGATGGTGGCCGAAGTTGCAATCAAGGAAGCGACCTTCCACCGCTGGTTGGTCCAGCTTCACAAGGCAAAGGGCAGCACAGTCTTCAAGGTCTATGCAACACTGCTCGCGGTTGTCCTGTTCATGCTTGTTCTCAGCGGTTTAATCATGGGCCTTCAGGTCAAGGCGTTCCGCAAGCTGACTATCGGGTCGAGCATTGTCGGGCTTGCTGCATTCGCTGGATTTGTTGCCTTGGGCTGAGGCTTCAGGGCGTCAGCACGATTTTTCCGATGATCTCGCCCCTGTCCATCGCTTCGAACGCCTCTCTCCATTTGGCGAGGGGCAGCGTGCTATCGATGTGAGGTGTAATTTTCCTATCGTTTGCCAGTGCGTCCAGGGTTTCAGCAATCCGTTTACCGCGTTCAGGAAAACGTCGAGCGTACTCACCTGCTCGGACTCCCACGACGGAAAAACCCTTGATCAGCGGGATATTGACTGCAATTTCCGGAATGCGTCCCGCTACAAATCCCACGACGAGCAGCTTGCCTCCGAATGTTACGCAGCGTGTGCTCTCGTCGAACACGTCTCCGCCAACCGGATCGAAAACCAGGTCGCACAGGCGGCCATCTGTCAAATCAGCGATTTCGTCGCGGAACCGTCCGGTATTCAAGATTGCCGCGTCGGGCCTCGCAGCGCGTTTGAGCGCTTCCAGCTTGTCAGCCCTGTGGGTTGCCGCGATCACTCGCGCGCCCAGCGCCTTCGCCAGATCGCAGGCGGCGAGGCCTACTCCGCCGCTCGCGCCGTGTATCAGGACAGTCTGCCCGGGCTCCAGACCGCCTAGTTCGACCAGTGCGACATAGGCTGTGTGATAGGCGGCGCCCATTGCCGCCGCTTCTTCGTAGCTTAGGGTTTCGGGCACAGTGCGCAGTGACTGTGCGGGAAGGGCGATGAACTCGGCAAAGGCACCGGTTTTTGCACCGCCCATTACCCGCTCGCCTTTCGAAAATTCGCATCCTGCCGATGCTTCGATGACTTCACCGCTCATCTCCAGCCCGCTCACGAAGGGGAGCGCTGGCTTGAACTGGTATTCTCCGCGCGTCATCAAGAGGTCTGGATAGTTGAGCGAGGCCGCCCGGACACGGACCAGAACGTCGCCTTCAAGCGGTTGAGGTTTGGGCAGGTCCTCCAGAGCTGCGCCTGACAGGTCGTCTGACAGCATCCGAACCGTGAGCGCCTTCATTGTAATCAGAACGCATCCTTGGCCGCTCGGAGCGCGGCAAAGGTCTCTGCCGGTGAGCTGCCGCCCCAGCGGTCCCGCAAATCGGCGTTGTCGGCGCGGAGGAAAGGGTTTGTCGCAAGTTCGCGGGAGAGCAGGGTGGGCACTGTCGGTTCGCCCTTCGCACGCTTTTCCTCCACGCGCGCTGCATAGAGTCGCAGTTCGGCATTGTCCGGATCGGCATGGAGCGCAAACTTCGCATTTGCCGCCGTGTATTCGTGCGCGCAGAACAATTGGGTGTTTGCGGGCAATTGGCGGATACGGTCGAGGCTGTTCCAGAACTGATGTGGTTCGCCTTCGAACATTCTCCCGCAGCCGAGTGCGAATACGCTGTCACCGACGAATGCGATGTCGGCCTTGGGAAGATGATAGGCGATATGCCCGTTGGTGTGACCGGAGACGTCGATCACCCGTGCTTGCCAATCGCCCAGTGCGACGGTGTCGCCATTGCCCACTACGCGGTCGATGGGGGAAAGCTTCTCCACCTCTTGCGGGGCGATGATCGCGGCGCCAGTCGCTTCGACAATCACCTTGTTCCCGCCGGCATGGTCCGGATGCCAATGGGTGTTCCAGATCTGGGTAATCGTCCAGCCCTTGAGCGAGGCCTGCTTGAGGTATTCGGCACCGTCGGGCGTATCGATTGCGGCGGTCTCTTTGCTATCCGGATCATGGACCAGGAAGCCGTAGTTATCGGACAGGCAAGGGAACTGGTGGACTTCAAGCATGGTGGTCGGGCTGCCCTATCGCTTTCGGAAACTCAACGCGCAGCCTAACCTTGATCCGGCGCATAAGAAAGGCCCGCCTGCCGGTATGGCAAGCGGGCCTTTCTGCGTACCCGAAGGAGCTCGTTTTCGAGCTTAGTCTTCCTTCTTCTTCAGCGCTTCGCCGAGGATGTCGCCAAGCGACGCACCCGAATCCGACGAACCGAACTGCTGAACTGCTTCCTTCTCTTCGGCGATCTGACGCGCCTTGATCGAGAAGGTAGGCTTCTTCGAACGGTCGAAACCAGTGACCATCGCATCGATTTTCGCACCCGGCTGGAAGCGATCGGGACGCTGCTCGTCACGATCACGGCCGAGGTCCGAACGCTTGACGAAGCCAGTTGCGCCATCTTCGCCGACCTGAACTTCGAGGCCGCCATCGCGGACTTCGAGGACGGTGACAGTGACAACCTGGTT
This genomic window contains:
- a CDS encoding intermembrane phospholipid transport protein YdbH family protein: MRASVHAMEEVAQDSGSDYRPRWRKKRYAVPGLTFLLLVALSLTAWSSRETIADDLIRQQLDAYGIPAEYEIERIGGQTQVLSNLLVGDPDAPDLTARQVIVELEHQFGLPKIGSITLVEPRLYGTFVDGTLSFGSLDPFVFGEGSDEPGLPALEMTIRDGRGLIETDYGPVGLKIEGQGRVDDGFAGILAATAPELSFGQCSAQGTTLYGKITTSSGRPRFEGPLRQDSLRCPASNVMLGGLVAELVGETDAEFADPQLRARIGTKQARVPGVDIQSLAGNMRMRFGDETATTRYSIAARGVETPHANAAVLTAEGLLRARTDLSRIDLDGDIEGNGLRPGRTFIAGVEGLATSGEGTLLEPLAKQMASALQAQTRGSALQARVRYRADQEGYSLVVPQAELTGGTGARIASLSRVELSAKSGNAPRYSGNLAMAGPGLPRITGRMERAGAAGPVFRLSMMPYEAGGSRLAIPGMTISQGANGALGFAGSIEASGPLQGGMVDGLSLPVSGRYDPGGALALWRDCTRVSFRRLAFSNLNIAGPGLTLCPPPGGTILRYGPNGLQLAVGAPSLELAGSLAETPVRIASGPVAFAWPGTLRARDLKITLGPSDSASRFAITDLDATLGDNIAGTFSDAEIDLSSVPLDIANASGEWDYTDSRFTIAGASFRLLDKEEPDRFEPLSARDASLVLMDNIITAKAALYHPASDQLVTTVDLEHNLSSGAGYALLDVPGLRFDDGLQPVDLTPLALGVIANAEGTVTGNGQINWSSEGEVTSTGEFSSDGVDFAAAFGPVKGASGTIRFTDLLGLTTAPGQTLQVASVNPGIEVLGGEIEFDLRDGELLSVAGGRWPFMGGELILREVDFRFGVSEERNYVFEIVGLDAAQFVAEMELENISATGIFDGTVPIVFDADGNGRIDQGVLISRAPGGNLSYVGELTYEDLSAIANYAFQALRSMDYSQMSVVMEGPLAGEIVTRVRFDGVRQGEGADSNLITRQIAKLPIQFRINIRAQFYQLLTSMKALYDPSAVRDPRELGLLSDDGTRFLRRSITGEEAEPEIDPEDIIPDEPTIQDQESEDAR
- a CDS encoding YnbE family lipoprotein; the protein is MKSWRKLAVAAFPLALAGCITIEAPDEPIVIELNVNIRQEVIYRLAEDAGNTIEDNADIF
- a CDS encoding YdbL family protein; amino-acid sequence: MGDFMSKSITRTALGAAALAVALGGIASPAFAQRDPAYASARASGQVGEKMDGYLGIVGAETPELRRVVNDINIKRRAVYAERAQANNATLEEYALTAGCQAILATTPGEKYQAPDGTWQTRTSAAPMRDSRCP
- a CDS encoding AtpZ/AtpI family protein, with translation MSDDKPAREPIEEDARIDALEKRLSAAQQREEQRNRPQGSGADANYRSGNRVLADLLGGILGGTAIGYAIGYFTGTNPWGLLVGLFLGIIVAFRNVIRAANRRPDE
- a CDS encoding F0F1 ATP synthase subunit A encodes the protein MAAEQAKVDPMYQFTIKPLAGTDGWEVAGYNIAFTNSAWWMLITTVVLFLFVLGGMRRQLVPGRWQMMVETFTGFIDDMLEANIGKAGRKYVPYVFSLFMFILFANLLGLLPLGIAGVHPFTFTSHFTVTGVLAIISFSIVLLVGFWKHGFHFFSLFVPQGTPLPMIPIIAPIEFISFMVRPFSLALRLFVAMMAGHVLLEVLSSFVIDGANAGVGFGLLVGLPSFILMIGICALELLVAGIQAYVFALLTALYINDAENLH
- a CDS encoding F0F1 ATP synthase subunit C; protein product: MEQEAAKLIGAGLAAIGAGMAAIGVGNVFGSFLESALRNPGAADGQQGRLFIGFAAAELLGLLAFVVAMILIFVA
- a CDS encoding ATPase, which translates into the protein MPQIAQLADTWSSQVFWLLVFFGITFFVVGRTMVPKVMETVSQRDSQIASDLAAAKASRDAADEQEEAWRVRENENRAAAQAIVAKAKDEAAAKSDKKLKAAQARIDKKLADAEARIDEARSEALTEVENVAVEAAQDIVKTLAGVTVTKPAASKAVKEAMANG
- a CDS encoding PepSY domain-containing protein, with product MNRATLTKLHLIAAAFMFPAVLMFLITGALYTWGNKGEWREDTVMVTLEQPIAQADEAALRGIAIEALAQRGLPAPSGSASVSGEGDDISLAWTGARSEASVTATEDPMVAEVAIKEATFHRWLVQLHKAKGSTVFKVYATLLAVVLFMLVLSGLIMGLQVKAFRKLTIGSSIVGLAAFAGFVALG
- a CDS encoding NADPH:quinone oxidoreductase family protein; its protein translation is MKALTVRMLSDDLSGAALEDLPKPQPLEGDVLVRVRAASLNYPDLLMTRGEYQFKPALPFVSGLEMSGEVIEASAGCEFSKGERVMGGAKTGAFAEFIALPAQSLRTVPETLSYEEAAAMGAAYHTAYVALVELGGLEPGQTVLIHGASGGVGLAACDLAKALGARVIAATHRADKLEALKRAARPDAAILNTGRFRDEIADLTDGRLCDLVFDPVGGDVFDESTRCVTFGGKLLVVGFVAGRIPEIAVNIPLIKGFSVVGVRAGEYARRFPERGKRIAETLDALANDRKITPHIDSTLPLAKWREAFEAMDRGEIIGKIVLTP
- the gloB gene encoding hydroxyacylglutathione hydrolase; this encodes MLEVHQFPCLSDNYGFLVHDPDSKETAAIDTPDGAEYLKQASLKGWTITQIWNTHWHPDHAGGNKVIVEATGAAIIAPQEVEKLSPIDRVVGNGDTVALGDWQARVIDVSGHTNGHIAYHLPKADIAFVGDSVFALGCGRMFEGEPHQFWNSLDRIRQLPANTQLFCAHEYTAANAKFALHADPDNAELRLYAARVEEKRAKGEPTVPTLLSRELATNPFLRADNADLRDRWGGSSPAETFAALRAAKDAF